A genome region from Gallus gallus isolate bGalGal1 chromosome 9, bGalGal1.mat.broiler.GRCg7b, whole genome shotgun sequence includes the following:
- the GNB4 gene encoding guanine nucleotide-binding protein subunit beta-4 — MSELEQLRQEAEQLRNQIRDARKACSDTTLAQITTSLDSVGRIQMRTRRTLRGHLAKIYAMHWGSDSRLLVSASQDGKLIIWDSYTTNKMHAIPLRSSWVMTCAYAPSGNYVACGGLDNICSIYNLKTREGNVRVSRELPGHTGYLSCCRFLDDNQIVTSSGDTTCALWDIETGQQTTTFTGHTGDVMSLSLSPDMRTFVSGACDASSKLWDIRDGMCRQSFTGHVSDINAVCFFPNGHAFATGSDDATCRLFDLRADQELMMYSHDNIICGITSVAFSKSGRLLLAGYDDFNCNVWDTLKGERAGVLAGHDNRVSCLGVTDDGMAVATGSWDSFLRIWN, encoded by the exons ATGAGTGAGCTGGAACAGTTACGGCAGGAGGCGGAGCAGCTGCGAAACCAGATCAGA gaTGCAAGGAAAGCATGTAGTGACACAACTCTTGCTCAG atcACAACAAGCCTGGACTCAGTGGGTCGAATTCAAATGCGAACGAGGCGTACGCTTAGAGGTCACTTAGCCAAAATTTATGCTATGCACTGGGGATCTGACTCAAG GCTACTAGTCAGTGCTTCACAAGATGGAAAGTTAATTATCTGGGATAGTTATACAACAAATAAG ATGCATGCCATTCCTCTGAGATCCTCCTGGGTGATGACTTGTGCGTACGCACCGTCTGGCAACTACGTGGCCTGTGGTGGATTGGACAACATCTGTTCCATATACAATTTAAAAACCAGAGAGGGCAACGTGAGAGTGAGCCGAGAGCTGCCGGGGCACACAG ggTATTTGTCCTGTTGTCGCTTTTTAGATGACAACCAAATTGTCACTAGCTCAGGAGACACCACTTG CGCTCTGTGGGATATTGAAACTGGTCAGCAGACCACCACGTTCACTGGGCATACTGGCGACGTAATGAGTCTCTCTCTAAGTCCAGATATGAGGACTTTTGTTTCGGGTGCCTGTGATGCCTCCTCGAAGCTGTGGGATATTCGGGATGGGATGTGCAGGCAGTCGTTCACAGGGCACGTGTCAGATATTAACGCCGTTTGT TTTTTCCCCAATGGACATGCATTTGCCACTGGATCTGATGATGCCACTTGCCGACTCTTCGACCTGCGTGCGGATCAGGAATTAATGATGTATTCACATGACAATATCATCTGTGGAATCACTTCTGTAGCCTTCTCAAAAAGTGGTCGCCTTTTGCTAGCAGGTTACGATGATTTCAACTGCAATGTGTGGGATACTCTGAAAGGGGAGAGAGCAG GTGTCCTTGCTGGCCATGACAACCGTGTCAGCTGTTTAGGTGTTACTGATGATGGCATGGCTGTAGCTACAGGGTCTTGGGACAGTTTTCTCAGAATCTGGAATTAA